The Burkholderia pyrrocinia genome has a segment encoding these proteins:
- a CDS encoding YbaK/EbsC family protein translates to MTTPASFDSLPDSARRVALLLRERGHAKGIVMLADTGKTSAEAAAGLGCSVAQIAKSILFRRESDGAPVLVVASGVNRVDEKKVAAQVGAVGRADAKFVRDNTGYAIGGVCPIGHLVEPVTLIDADLLELDSLWAAAGHPHAVFNLSPHELVSLTGAPVADVALRGNA, encoded by the coding sequence ATGACGACACCAGCTTCATTCGATTCCCTCCCCGACTCCGCGCGACGCGTCGCGCTGCTGCTGCGCGAGCGCGGCCATGCAAAAGGCATCGTGATGCTCGCCGACACCGGCAAGACGTCGGCCGAGGCGGCAGCCGGGCTCGGCTGCTCGGTCGCGCAGATCGCGAAGTCGATCCTGTTTCGCCGGGAGTCGGACGGCGCGCCCGTGCTCGTGGTCGCGAGCGGCGTCAACCGCGTCGACGAGAAGAAGGTTGCCGCGCAGGTCGGCGCGGTAGGCCGCGCGGACGCGAAGTTCGTGCGCGACAACACCGGCTATGCGATCGGCGGCGTCTGCCCGATCGGTCATCTCGTCGAACCCGTCACGCTGATCGACGCCGACTTGCTCGAGCTCGACAGCCTGTGGGCGGCCGCCGGCCATCCGCACGCGGTGTTCAACCTGTCGCCGCACGAACTCGTGTCGCTGACCGGCGCGCCGGTCGCGGACGTCGCATTGAGGGGCAACGCATGA
- a CDS encoding DUF1289 domain-containing protein, which produces MSDVPVPVGTVASPCTDVCRIDPRTDWCAGCLRTRDEIKGWRASDDDARRALLARLDARRRMLAGSGT; this is translated from the coding sequence ATGAGCGACGTGCCGGTACCGGTCGGCACGGTCGCATCGCCGTGCACGGACGTCTGCAGGATCGATCCGCGCACCGACTGGTGCGCGGGCTGCCTGCGCACGCGCGACGAAATCAAGGGGTGGCGAGCGTCGGACGACGACGCGAGGCGCGCGCTGCTCGCGCGGCTCGATGCGCGGCGGCGCATGCTCGCCGGGAGCGGCACATAA
- a CDS encoding DMT family transporter → MASNEIRRGAAEMVVAMLMSGTIGWLVMSSQQPLTNVVFFRCLFGAATLAIVCAAFGFLRRSLFSPRMLALATLGSVAIVANWLLLFAAYSRASISMATAVYNTQPFMLVALGAIVFRERVTASTVAWLALAFAGLVFVVRVEPAVLAVPGEYLEGVALSLGAAFLYAISSIVTKHLKGTPPHLLALLQAGLGIVLLAPFAHFDTLPATAGQWLDLVVLGVVNTGLMYVLLYGAIQKLPTAMTGALSFVYPVVAIIVDRVAFGQTLAWTQVFGALLILLAAAGVNLGWRIVPARRAAVGN, encoded by the coding sequence ATGGCTTCGAATGAAATTCGCCGCGGCGCCGCCGAGATGGTCGTCGCGATGCTGATGTCCGGCACGATCGGCTGGCTCGTGATGTCGTCGCAGCAGCCGCTGACGAACGTCGTGTTCTTCCGCTGCCTGTTCGGCGCCGCGACGCTCGCGATCGTCTGCGCGGCGTTCGGCTTCCTGCGCCGCTCGCTGTTCTCGCCGCGGATGCTCGCGCTCGCGACGCTCGGCAGCGTCGCGATCGTCGCGAACTGGCTGCTGCTGTTCGCCGCCTATTCGCGCGCGTCGATCTCGATGGCGACCGCCGTCTACAACACGCAGCCGTTCATGCTCGTCGCGCTCGGCGCCATCGTGTTCCGCGAACGGGTCACCGCGTCGACGGTCGCGTGGCTCGCGCTCGCGTTCGCCGGGCTTGTCTTCGTGGTGCGCGTCGAGCCGGCCGTGCTCGCGGTGCCGGGCGAATATCTGGAAGGCGTCGCGCTGTCGCTCGGCGCGGCATTCCTGTATGCGATCTCGTCGATCGTCACGAAGCACCTGAAGGGCACGCCGCCGCATCTGCTCGCACTGCTGCAGGCCGGCCTCGGCATCGTGCTGCTCGCGCCGTTCGCGCACTTCGATACGCTGCCCGCGACTGCCGGGCAATGGCTCGATCTCGTCGTGCTCGGCGTCGTGAACACGGGCCTGATGTACGTGCTGCTGTACGGTGCGATCCAGAAGCTGCCGACCGCGATGACCGGCGCGCTGTCGTTCGTCTATCCGGTCGTCGCGATCATCGTCGATCGTGTTGCGTTCGGGCAGACGCTCGCGTGGACGCAGGTGTTCGGCGCGCTGCTGATCCTGCTCGCGGCGGCCGGCGTGAATCTCGGCTGGCGCATCGTGCCCGCGCGTCGCGCGGCGGTCGGCAACTGA
- a CDS encoding Lrp/AsnC family transcriptional regulator, with product MPKRLSPPAVASLDATDRAILAALADDARIATSELARQIGLSAPATADRVRRLEAQGVIAAFTVELDPRALGYTLQAIVRVKPLPGQLHLVEELLRRIPEFVECDKVTGEDCFICRLYLRTIEHLDDILSKVTERAETSTAIVKSTPVPRRLPPLVEDDNAHR from the coding sequence ATGCCGAAACGCCTTTCCCCACCCGCCGTTGCGTCGCTCGACGCGACCGACCGCGCGATCCTCGCGGCGCTGGCCGACGACGCGCGCATCGCGACCAGCGAACTCGCGCGGCAGATCGGGCTGTCGGCGCCCGCGACCGCCGACCGCGTGCGGCGGCTCGAGGCGCAAGGCGTGATCGCCGCGTTCACGGTCGAGCTCGATCCGCGCGCGCTCGGCTACACGCTGCAGGCGATCGTCCGCGTGAAGCCGCTGCCCGGCCAGTTGCATCTGGTCGAGGAGTTGCTGCGGCGGATTCCCGAATTCGTCGAATGCGACAAGGTGACCGGCGAAGACTGCTTCATCTGCCGGCTCTACCTGCGCACGATCGAGCACCTCGACGACATCCTGTCGAAGGTGACGGAGCGCGCGGAAACGAGCACCGCGATCGTGAAATCGACGCCCGTGCCGCGCCGGCTGCCGCCGCTCGTCGAGGACGACAACGCGCACCGCTGA
- a CDS encoding alpha/beta fold hydrolase, with amino-acid sequence MSFEAFAPFRVTVQDTDIFGVKGGAGPPLLLLHGHPQTHMIWHRVAATLANHFTVIATDLRGYGASGRPPSDAQHVPYSKRAMAADQVAVMRHFGFEHFHVCAHDRGARVAHRLALDHADAVERMMLLDIAPTLAMYEKTDRAFATAYFHWFFLIQPEPLPETLIGAHTDAYIERVMGNRSAGLAPFAPEALDAYRAALAQPGAVHAMCEDYRASATIDLEHDRADLERGNKVACPLRVLWGEHGIVGRCFDPLDEWRRVARDVSGRALECGHYIPEEAPVALIDELLAFFEARDPAA; translated from the coding sequence ATGTCGTTTGAGGCGTTTGCACCGTTTCGCGTGACGGTGCAGGACACCGACATCTTCGGTGTCAAAGGAGGCGCGGGCCCGCCGCTTCTGTTGCTGCACGGGCATCCGCAAACCCACATGATCTGGCATCGCGTTGCCGCGACGCTCGCGAATCACTTCACGGTGATCGCCACCGACCTGCGCGGATACGGCGCATCGGGCCGGCCGCCGAGCGACGCGCAGCACGTGCCGTATTCGAAACGGGCGATGGCGGCCGACCAGGTCGCCGTGATGCGGCATTTCGGTTTCGAGCACTTCCATGTGTGCGCGCACGATCGCGGCGCGCGTGTCGCGCACCGGCTCGCGCTCGATCACGCGGATGCCGTCGAGCGGATGATGCTGCTCGACATCGCGCCGACGCTCGCGATGTACGAAAAGACCGATCGCGCGTTCGCGACCGCGTATTTCCACTGGTTCTTCCTGATCCAGCCGGAGCCGCTGCCCGAGACGCTGATCGGCGCGCATACCGATGCGTACATCGAGCGCGTGATGGGCAACCGGTCCGCCGGGCTCGCGCCGTTCGCGCCGGAAGCGCTCGACGCGTACCGTGCGGCGCTCGCGCAGCCGGGCGCCGTGCACGCGATGTGCGAGGACTACCGCGCATCGGCGACGATCGACCTCGAGCACGACCGTGCGGATCTCGAGCGCGGCAACAAGGTCGCGTGTCCGCTGCGCGTGCTGTGGGGCGAACACGGGATCGTCGGGCGCTGCTTCGATCCGCTCGACGAGTGGCGCCGCGTCGCACGCGACGTCAGCGGCCGCGCGCTCGAATGCGGGCACTACATTCCGGAAGAGGCGCCCGTCGCGCTGATCGACGAACTGCTCGCGTTCTTCGAAGCGCGCGACCCGGCCGCATAA
- a CDS encoding NAD(P)H-dependent flavin oxidoreductase gives MALPTVLQNLTLPVIASPMFIVSYPELVLAQCKAGIVGSFPALNARPAELLDEWLTQIQSELADHKAKHPDAVIGPIAVNQIVHQSNARLEHDVRVCVEHKVPIFITSLRAPAREIVDAVHSYGGIVLHDVINLRHAQKALEAGVDGLILVAAGAGGHAGTTSPFALVGEVRKIFDGPIVLSGSIANGGSILAAQAMGADFAYMGTRFIATQEAHAVEDYKRAIVNAKSSDIIYTNLFTGVHGNYIRESIEKAGLDPEALPESDKTKMNFGGDKTKAWKDIWGAGQGVGLMDDLPSVGSLVERLKREYDEAKARLGIAR, from the coding sequence ATGGCATTGCCCACCGTCCTGCAGAACCTGACGCTGCCCGTCATCGCGTCGCCGATGTTCATCGTCAGCTACCCCGAACTCGTGCTCGCGCAATGCAAGGCGGGCATCGTCGGTTCGTTCCCCGCGCTCAACGCCCGTCCGGCCGAACTGCTCGACGAGTGGCTCACGCAGATCCAGTCCGAACTCGCCGACCACAAGGCAAAGCACCCCGATGCGGTGATCGGTCCGATCGCGGTCAACCAGATCGTCCACCAGTCGAACGCGCGGCTCGAGCACGACGTGCGCGTGTGCGTCGAGCACAAGGTGCCGATCTTCATCACGAGCCTGCGCGCACCGGCACGCGAGATCGTCGACGCGGTGCACAGCTACGGCGGCATCGTGCTGCACGACGTGATCAACCTGCGCCACGCGCAGAAGGCGCTCGAGGCCGGCGTCGACGGGCTGATCCTCGTCGCGGCCGGCGCGGGCGGCCACGCGGGCACGACGTCGCCGTTCGCGCTCGTCGGCGAAGTCCGCAAGATCTTCGACGGTCCGATCGTGCTGTCCGGCTCGATCGCGAACGGCGGCTCGATCCTCGCCGCGCAGGCGATGGGCGCCGATTTCGCGTACATGGGCACGCGCTTCATCGCGACGCAGGAAGCGCACGCGGTCGAGGACTACAAGCGCGCGATCGTCAACGCGAAATCCTCGGACATCATCTACACGAACCTCTTCACCGGCGTGCACGGCAACTACATCCGCGAGAGCATCGAGAAAGCCGGCCTCGATCCGGAAGCGCTGCCGGAATCCGACAAGACGAAGATGAATTTCGGCGGCGACAAGACGAAGGCGTGGAAGGACATCTGGGGCGCCGGCCAGGGTGTCGGCCTGATGGACGACCTGCCGAGCGTGGGCTCGCTCGTCGAGCGTCTGAAGCGCGAGTACGACGAAGCAAAGGCGCGGCTCGGCATCGCACGCTGA
- a CDS encoding LysR family transcriptional regulator, with the protein MDTLVSMNVFRYVVEVGSFVGAAERMQMSAAMASKHVMHLEQQLGARLLHRTTRRVAPTEAGREYYERLVQALSELDEAGQAVGAASVVPQGRLRVTSLSAFGLRHVMQAVTDYAGRFPDVTVDMTLSDRVVDLIEEGYDVAVRAAPNGLKSSSLVARQIATAHILLVASPEYLDKHGTPDTIADLAHHNYLRRDSNSTMLDSLVIDAAAASRVTLNGNLIVNHLEGLRAAVLAGAGIALLGTEVVGDDIESGRLVPVLLDSVPPHEAPIYAVYASRRHVSAKVRSFVDFLAARFEGQSLCPSIESRLRVLPITRIKRAG; encoded by the coding sequence ATGGATACCCTCGTCAGCATGAATGTGTTTCGCTACGTCGTCGAAGTGGGCAGCTTCGTCGGCGCGGCCGAGCGCATGCAGATGTCGGCTGCGATGGCGAGCAAGCACGTGATGCATCTCGAGCAGCAGCTCGGCGCGCGGCTGCTGCATCGCACGACACGACGCGTCGCGCCTACCGAGGCGGGACGCGAATATTACGAGCGCCTCGTGCAGGCGCTGTCGGAACTCGACGAAGCCGGGCAGGCCGTCGGCGCCGCGAGCGTGGTGCCGCAAGGCAGGCTGCGCGTGACGTCGCTGTCCGCGTTCGGGTTGCGGCACGTGATGCAGGCCGTCACCGATTACGCGGGCCGGTTCCCGGACGTGACCGTCGACATGACGCTGTCCGATCGCGTGGTCGACCTGATCGAGGAAGGCTACGACGTCGCGGTGCGCGCGGCGCCGAACGGATTGAAGTCGTCGTCGCTGGTCGCTCGGCAGATCGCTACCGCGCACATCCTGCTCGTCGCGTCGCCCGAGTATCTTGACAAGCACGGCACGCCCGATACGATCGCCGATCTCGCGCACCACAACTACCTGCGGCGCGACTCGAATTCGACGATGCTCGACTCGCTCGTGATCGACGCGGCGGCCGCGTCGCGCGTGACCCTCAACGGCAACCTGATCGTGAACCATCTCGAAGGGCTGCGTGCGGCCGTGCTCGCGGGCGCGGGCATCGCGCTGCTCGGCACCGAGGTGGTCGGCGACGACATCGAATCCGGCCGGCTCGTGCCGGTGCTGCTCGATTCGGTGCCGCCGCACGAGGCGCCGATCTATGCGGTCTATGCGAGCCGCCGTCACGTGTCCGCGAAGGTGCGTTCGTTCGTCGATTTCCTCGCGGCGCGTTTCGAAGGGCAGTCGCTGTGCCCGTCGATCGAATCGCGCCTGCGCGTGCTGCCGATCACGCGGATCAAGCGCGCGGGCTGA
- a CDS encoding porin — translation MNAFARRASRTSVKLIAAAACVAATAPAHAQSSVSLYGQVDEWVGATKFPGGDRAWNVSGGGMSTSYWGLHGAEDLGSGYKAIFTLESFFRAQNGQFGRFQGDTFFARNAYVGISSPYGTVTAGRLTTHLFLSTILFNPFYDSYTFSPMVYHVFLGLGTFPTYPSDQGAVGDSGWNNAVSYTSPSFGGLNFGAMYALGNQAGDNRSKKWSAQFNYANGPFAATATYQYVNFNNGPQDLSALVTGMKSQGIALVGATYDLKLVKLFGQYMYTKNDQVAGSWHVNTAQGGVSVPLGVGNAMASYAYSRDAGGLDQTRQTWAVGYDYPLSKRTDVYAAYMNDHISGLSTGNTFGAGIRAKF, via the coding sequence ATGAATGCATTCGCTCGCCGTGCGTCGCGCACGTCCGTCAAGCTGATCGCCGCTGCCGCCTGCGTGGCGGCCACCGCTCCCGCCCATGCGCAGTCGAGCGTGTCGCTCTACGGTCAGGTCGACGAATGGGTCGGCGCAACCAAGTTCCCCGGCGGCGATCGCGCATGGAACGTGTCGGGCGGCGGGATGTCGACGTCGTACTGGGGCCTGCACGGCGCAGAGGATCTGGGCAGCGGCTACAAGGCGATCTTCACGCTGGAAAGCTTCTTCCGCGCGCAGAACGGCCAGTTCGGCCGCTTCCAGGGCGACACGTTCTTCGCCCGCAACGCATACGTCGGCATCAGCTCGCCGTACGGCACGGTGACGGCAGGCCGCCTGACGACGCACCTGTTCCTGTCGACGATCCTGTTCAACCCGTTCTACGATTCGTACACCTTCTCGCCGATGGTGTACCACGTGTTCCTCGGCCTCGGCACGTTCCCGACCTACCCGAGCGATCAGGGCGCGGTGGGCGATTCGGGCTGGAACAACGCGGTGTCGTACACGTCGCCGTCGTTCGGTGGCCTGAATTTCGGCGCGATGTACGCGCTCGGCAACCAGGCCGGCGACAACCGCTCGAAGAAGTGGAGCGCGCAGTTCAACTATGCGAACGGCCCGTTCGCGGCGACCGCCACGTATCAGTACGTGAACTTCAACAACGGCCCGCAGGACCTGAGCGCGCTCGTCACCGGCATGAAGAGCCAGGGCATCGCGCTGGTCGGCGCGACCTACGACCTCAAGCTCGTGAAGTTGTTCGGCCAGTACATGTATACGAAGAATGACCAGGTCGCGGGCAGCTGGCACGTGAACACCGCGCAGGGCGGCGTGTCGGTGCCGCTCGGCGTGGGCAACGCGATGGCGTCGTACGCGTATTCGCGCGATGCCGGCGGCCTCGACCAGACGCGCCAGACCTGGGCCGTCGGTTACGACTATCCGCTGTCCAAGCGCACGGACGTCTACGCCGCGTACATGAACGACCACATCAGCGGCCTGTCGACCGGCAACACGTTCGGCGCAGGCATCCGCGCGAAGTTCTGA
- a CDS encoding bile acid:sodium symporter family protein — MARPRFLPDNFTLALVGTVVLASFLPCRGPAAHAFNWATNIAVGLLFFLHGAKLSREAVVAGATHWRLHTVVLLSTFALFPLLGLALKPVLQPLVTPTLYAGVLFLCTLPSTVQSSIAFTSIAKGNVPAAVCAASASSLLGIFVTPALVGLMITSQSAAAASPWSTVGSIVMQLLVPFIAGQLLRPVIGGWIERNRGVLRFVDQGSILLVVYVAFSEAVNEGLWHQIPARALGGLLVVNLVLLVIALLLTAFVSKRLGFNRADRITIIFCGSKKSLAAGVPMAKVIFSANAVGAIVLPLMLFHQIQLMACAALAQRWGARDTSGERDGQDGSTAAPGALSAGKR, encoded by the coding sequence ATGGCCCGTCCCCGTTTTCTTCCCGACAACTTCACGCTCGCGCTCGTCGGCACCGTCGTGCTTGCGAGCTTCCTGCCCTGCCGCGGCCCGGCCGCCCACGCGTTCAACTGGGCGACCAACATCGCCGTCGGCCTGCTGTTCTTCCTGCATGGCGCGAAGCTGTCGCGCGAGGCGGTGGTCGCCGGCGCGACCCACTGGCGGCTGCACACGGTCGTGCTGCTCAGCACGTTCGCGCTGTTCCCGCTGCTCGGCCTCGCGCTGAAACCCGTGCTGCAGCCGCTCGTCACGCCGACGCTTTATGCGGGCGTGCTGTTCCTGTGCACGCTGCCGTCGACGGTCCAGTCGTCGATCGCGTTCACGTCGATCGCGAAGGGCAACGTGCCGGCCGCCGTGTGCGCGGCATCCGCGTCGAGCCTGCTCGGGATCTTCGTCACGCCGGCGCTCGTCGGGCTGATGATCACGTCGCAGTCGGCCGCTGCCGCGTCGCCGTGGAGCACGGTCGGCAGCATCGTGATGCAACTGCTCGTGCCGTTCATCGCCGGCCAGTTGCTGCGGCCCGTGATCGGCGGCTGGATCGAACGCAACCGCGGCGTGCTGCGCTTCGTCGACCAGGGCTCGATCCTGCTCGTCGTCTACGTCGCGTTCAGCGAGGCCGTCAACGAAGGCCTGTGGCACCAGATCCCGGCGCGCGCGCTCGGCGGCCTGCTGGTCGTCAACCTCGTGCTGCTCGTGATCGCGCTGCTGCTGACCGCGTTCGTCAGCAAGCGACTCGGCTTCAACCGGGCCGACCGGATCACGATCATCTTCTGCGGGTCGAAGAAGAGCCTCGCGGCCGGCGTGCCGATGGCGAAGGTGATCTTCTCGGCGAACGCGGTCGGCGCGATCGTGCTGCCGCTGATGCTGTTCCACCAGATCCAGTTGATGGCGTGCGCGGCGCTCGCGCAGCGCTGGGGCGCGCGCGACACGAGCGGCGAGCGCGACGGGCAGGACGGCTCGACGGCGGCACCCGGCGCGCTGAGCGCGGGCAAGCGCTGA
- a CDS encoding EAL domain-containing protein, producing MPALHSDSAAASTARLIADRALAAVFQPIVDLGSGTVVGYEGLIRGPRGTDLEAPAALFAQAAREGATIALEQAAALTCLDAFAALDCDGKLFLNFSAGTILQLASERERARQFLGRARIGAERIVIELTEQNAIPDVAHIGPAVASLRDAGIQFALDDYGTANASMSLWLRLRPDVVKIDRFFIHDIARDPLKFEAVKAMQHFAQASGAQLIAEGIENECDLIVVRDMGICCVQGFLLGRPDAQPSRVVAPAARDAIRAPHIAVFPGATRTVRPAGTIAAKMLVPAPPLPRNATSNDVLDLFNRMPDLHAVALVERGRPVALVNRRGFIDRFALPYHREVFGKKPCLQFANDAPLMIDNATTFEQLAMLLASHDQRYLADGFVITEHGRYVGLGTGESLVRAVTEMRIEAARYANPLTFLPGNIPISAHIDRLLQRDAGFHACYVDLNQFKPFNDQYGYWQGDEVLKFAATVLAGVCDPQRDFLGHVGGDDFLVLFQRDDWHVRATDAIAHFNEGAQRFYTQADRQAGGLRGEDRHGNPAFFGFVTMAIGAVGVPAGAHGAERYGSDEIASVAALAKRRAKQRPGGLAVVDLDAGRAALRNRGEPPAVAAVD from the coding sequence ATGCCCGCGCTCCACTCCGACTCCGCTGCCGCCAGCACCGCGCGCCTGATCGCGGATCGCGCGCTCGCGGCCGTTTTCCAGCCGATCGTCGATCTCGGGTCGGGGACGGTCGTCGGCTACGAAGGTCTGATACGCGGCCCGCGCGGCACCGACCTCGAGGCGCCCGCCGCGCTGTTCGCGCAGGCCGCGCGCGAAGGCGCGACCATCGCGCTCGAACAGGCCGCCGCGCTCACCTGCCTCGACGCGTTCGCGGCGCTCGACTGCGACGGCAAGCTGTTCCTCAATTTCAGCGCCGGCACGATCCTGCAGCTCGCCAGCGAACGCGAGCGCGCGCGCCAGTTTCTCGGCCGCGCGCGGATCGGCGCCGAGCGCATCGTGATCGAGCTGACCGAGCAGAACGCGATACCGGATGTCGCGCACATCGGGCCGGCGGTCGCGTCGCTGCGTGACGCCGGCATCCAGTTCGCACTCGACGACTACGGCACCGCGAACGCGAGCATGAGCCTGTGGCTGCGCCTGCGTCCGGACGTCGTGAAGATCGACCGCTTCTTCATCCACGACATCGCGCGCGACCCGCTCAAGTTCGAGGCCGTGAAGGCGATGCAGCACTTCGCGCAGGCGAGCGGCGCGCAACTGATCGCGGAAGGCATCGAGAACGAGTGCGACCTGATCGTCGTGCGCGACATGGGGATCTGCTGCGTGCAGGGCTTCCTGCTCGGCCGGCCGGACGCGCAGCCGTCACGGGTTGTCGCGCCGGCCGCGCGCGATGCGATCCGCGCGCCGCACATCGCGGTGTTTCCCGGCGCGACGCGCACCGTGCGGCCGGCCGGCACGATCGCCGCGAAGATGCTCGTCCCCGCGCCGCCGCTGCCGCGCAACGCGACCAGCAACGACGTGCTCGACCTGTTCAACCGGATGCCCGACCTGCACGCGGTCGCGCTCGTCGAACGCGGGCGGCCGGTCGCGCTCGTGAATCGCCGCGGCTTCATCGATCGCTTCGCGCTGCCGTATCACCGCGAGGTGTTCGGTAAGAAGCCGTGCCTGCAGTTCGCGAACGATGCGCCGCTGATGATCGACAACGCGACGACGTTCGAGCAGCTCGCGATGCTGCTCGCGAGCCACGACCAGCGCTATCTCGCGGACGGCTTCGTGATCACCGAACACGGCCGCTACGTCGGGCTCGGCACCGGCGAGAGCCTCGTGCGCGCGGTGACCGAGATGCGCATCGAAGCCGCGCGCTACGCGAACCCGCTGACGTTCCTGCCCGGCAACATTCCGATCAGCGCGCATATCGACCGCCTGCTCCAGCGCGACGCCGGCTTTCATGCGTGCTACGTCGACCTGAACCAGTTCAAGCCGTTCAACGACCAGTACGGCTACTGGCAGGGCGACGAGGTGCTGAAGTTCGCCGCGACGGTGCTGGCCGGCGTGTGCGACCCGCAGCGCGACTTTCTCGGACACGTCGGCGGCGACGATTTCCTCGTGCTGTTCCAGCGCGACGACTGGCACGTGCGCGCGACCGACGCGATCGCGCACTTCAACGAAGGCGCGCAGCGCTTCTACACGCAGGCCGACCGGCAGGCAGGCGGGCTGCGCGGCGAGGACCGCCACGGCAACCCGGCGTTCTTCGGCTTCGTGACGATGGCGATCGGCGCGGTCGGCGTGCCGGCCGGCGCACACGGCGCGGAGCGTTACGGCAGCGACGAGATCGCGTCGGTCGCGGCGCTCGCGAAGCGGCGCGCGAAACAGCGCCCGGGCGGGCTCGCGGTCGTCGATCTCGATGCGGGCCGCGCCGCGCTGCGCAATCGCGGCGAACCGCCGGCCGTGGCGGCGGTGGACTGA
- a CDS encoding LacI family DNA-binding transcriptional regulator yields MGTTIRDVARAAEVSIGTVSRALKNQPGLSEATRARIVEIAQQLGYDSAQLRPRIRRLTFLLHRQHNRFPASPFFSHVLHGVEDACRERGIVPTLLTVGPNDDVLRQMRPHAPDAIAVAGFIEPETIEALAATGRPLVLIDLWAPGLRSVNIDNATGAALAMRHLLATGRSRIAFIGGSPAHYSIAQRAIGYRRAFFEAGRLFDPAYEMTIDAGLDPDTGAARAMEQLLDAPGPRPDAVFAYNDAAALAAQRVCTARGLRIPDDIAIVGFDNIPAAAHASPPLTTLAVDKEALGRRGVELLLAEAPERTEISLPVELIVRASSQPAGSPALDTATVTEES; encoded by the coding sequence ATGGGCACCACCATTCGCGATGTCGCGCGGGCGGCAGAGGTCTCGATCGGCACCGTCTCCCGCGCGCTGAAAAACCAGCCGGGCCTGTCGGAAGCAACGCGTGCGCGCATCGTCGAGATCGCACAGCAGCTCGGCTACGATTCCGCGCAGTTGCGGCCGCGCATCCGCCGGCTCACCTTCCTGCTGCACCGCCAGCACAACCGCTTTCCCGCGAGCCCGTTCTTCTCGCACGTGCTGCACGGCGTCGAGGACGCGTGCCGTGAGCGCGGCATCGTGCCGACGCTGCTGACGGTCGGCCCGAACGACGACGTGCTGCGCCAGATGCGCCCGCACGCGCCCGACGCGATCGCGGTCGCCGGCTTCATCGAGCCCGAGACGATCGAGGCGCTCGCCGCAACCGGCCGGCCGCTGGTGCTGATCGACCTGTGGGCGCCCGGGCTGCGCTCGGTCAACATCGACAACGCGACGGGCGCGGCGCTCGCGATGCGCCACCTGCTCGCCACCGGCCGCTCGCGGATCGCGTTCATCGGCGGCTCGCCCGCGCACTACAGCATCGCGCAGCGCGCGATCGGCTACCGGCGCGCGTTCTTCGAGGCCGGGCGGCTGTTCGATCCCGCGTACGAAATGACGATCGACGCGGGGCTCGACCCGGACACGGGCGCCGCGCGCGCGATGGAGCAGTTGCTCGACGCACCGGGCCCGCGCCCCGACGCCGTCTTCGCGTACAACGACGCGGCCGCGCTGGCCGCGCAGCGCGTGTGCACCGCGCGCGGCCTGCGGATTCCGGACGACATCGCGATCGTCGGCTTCGACAACATCCCGGCCGCCGCGCACGCGAGCCCGCCGCTCACGACGCTCGCGGTCGACAAGGAAGCGCTCGGCCGCCGCGGCGTCGAGCTGCTGCTCGCCGAAGCGCCCGAGCGCACCGAGATTTCCCTGCCCGTCGAGCTGATCGTGCGGGCCAGCAGCCAGCCCGCCGGCTCCCCGGCACTCGATACCGCCACGGTCACCGAAGAATCATGA